The following coding sequences are from one Nicotiana tabacum cultivar K326 chromosome 1, ASM71507v2, whole genome shotgun sequence window:
- the LOC142161897 gene encoding uncharacterized protein LOC142161897 — protein sequence MEASTMVASRMGWWLQQWWASKIGSWQQLNLSDDSLPDWRRSILIALSVKNKLGFIDGICVEPKLDSADYPLWSRANDMVTSWLLNSLSKDIVQRNNSVSSYFTTLKKLWDEMDSLRSHLNYSSDCVYGGKAKVAKFLEDQRIIQFIMGLNDVYAQARGNILMMSPLPSMDFAYSLLLQNENQRGFCESGAQGKVALRYNQGQMVWNPSSKSRNNQQQKTKAKKAKYNPNHAVKGNTAMGGHDNETNPNPNNEGVVGSQNQSFSKEQISVLVNIIRQVQGGNAGNTGSEINANAVTGASEHMYFDSSFFLELSHLHIPVHIILPNSFQVPLVRRGQAFGEIREGLGTWTFLLSLKANAFTILKSFFVMTERQFNITVKKVRSDNALELGRGSQQSDFLLSQGILLETSCVGIPQQNNIVERKHRHLLEFSSRVLKRKTPYHILFRKPPVYDNLKIFGYLCYASTLAHNRSKFDPRARAYVFLRYSLHQKGYKLLDLKIETVFMSRDVKFYENYFPFVTIPTPQTHQLFPPTLPIPDTTLPDSMFLSPSSPLSSTSPFPSPSNTASPSTSPITLPSPRSFNFSSPSPTHNLSSSPLPNDLSSRQPSTAHNLSSPTSAPSTSITLPIPPPPIRKSERISQQPRYLKDYVCNVIFLSDITSSCFNHASHPTTLFFIALSLNNQNILRSVSSISEPHNYTQASQDAGWRKAMEAELAALDLNNTWDVVDLP from the exons ATGGAGGCTTCAACAATGGTGGCTTCTAGAATGGGTTGGTGGCTTCAACAATGGTGGGCTTCTAAAATTGGTAGTTGGCAGCAGCTGAACTTATCAGATGAC AGTCTCCCAGATTGGAGGAGATCCATTCTCATTGCTCTTTCAGTCAAGAACAAACTTGGCTTCATCGATGGCATTTGTGTAGAACCTAAGCTTGACTCAGCAGATTATCCTCTGTGGAGCAGAGCTAATGATATGGTGACTTCATGGCTGCTTAATTCACTGTCAAAGGACATAG TTCAAAGAAATAACAGTGTTTCAAGCTATTTCACTACACTCAAGAAACTATGGGATGAAATGGACTCACTAAGATCTCATCTAAATTATTCCTCTGATTGTGTATATGGTGGAAAAGCTAAAGTGGCTAAGTTCTTAGAGGATCAAAGGATTATTCAATTCATCATGGGGCTCAATGATGTGTATGCTCAGGCTAGAGGAAACATTCTCATGATGAGTCCACTCCCTAGTATGGACTTTGCATATTCATTGCTCCTACAAAATGAGAACCAGAGAGGCTTTTGTGAATCTG GTGCACAAGGAAAGGTTGCACTAAGGTACAACCAAGGACAAATGGTATGGAATCCTTCATCAAAATCTAGAAATAATCAGCAACAAAAGACTAAAGCTAAGAAGGCCAAATATAACCCAAAT CATGCAGTAAAAGGGAATACAGCAATGGGAGGACATGACAATGAAACCAACCCAAATCCTAACAATGAAGGGGTTGTAGGAAGTCAGAACCAATCCTTTAGCAAGGAACAAATTTCAGTACTAGTTAATATAATCAGACAGGTTCAAGGGGGTAATGCAGGAAATACAGGATCTGAAATCAATGCCAATGCAGTTACTG GGGCATCTGAACACATGTATTTTGATTCAAGTTTCTTTTTAGAATTATCTCATCTTCATATACCTGTTCATATTATCTTACCTAATTCTTTTCAA GTCCCTTTAGTGAGGAGGGGGCAAGCTTTTGGTGAAATTAGAGAAGGATT AGGGACATGGACTTTTCTACTCAGTTTAAAAGCAAATGCATTCACAATTCTAAAATCATTCTTTGTCATGACAGAAAGGCAGTTCAATATTACAGTAAAGAAGGTGAGAtctgataatgccttagaattgGGAAGAGGATCACAACAATCTGACTTTCTGCTTTCACAAGGGATTTTACTTGAAACTTCTTGTGTAGGGATACCCCAACAGAATAATATAGTTGAGAGGAAGCATAGACATTTACTAGAG TTCTCTTCCAGAGTACTTAAGAGAAAGACTCCCTATCACATCTTATTTAGGAAACCACCAGTGTATGATAATCTAAAGATTTTTGGATATTTGTGCTATGCTTCTACTTTAGCTCACAACAGAAGCAAATTTGATCCTAGAGCACGTGCATATGTTTTCCTGCGATATTCACTACATCAAAAAGGGTACAAGCTTTTAGATTTGAAGATAGAGACTGTCTTTATGTCTAGAGATGTGAAGTTCTATGAGAATTATTTTCCTTTTGTCACCATACCTACACCACAAACTCATCAGTTGTTTCCTCCAACTCTACCTATCCCAGACACCACATTACCTGATTCCATGTTCTTATCTCCTTCCTCTCCTTTATCATCTACTTCACCCTTCCCTAGTCCTAGCAACACTGCTTCTCCTAGTACCAGCCCCATCACACTCCCTTCTCCTAGGTCATTTAatttttcttctccttctccCACTCACAATCTTTCTAGTTCTCCTTTACCTAATGATCTCAGTTCTAGACAACCCTCAACTGCTCATAATCTTTCCTCTCCCACATCTGCTCCTAGTACTAGTATTACTCTCCCTATACCTCCTCCACCTATCAGAAAATCTGAAAGGATTTCCCAGCAGCCTAGATATCTAAAGGACTATGTATGCAATGTGATTTTTCTTTCTGACATTACTTCCTCTTGTTTCAACCATGCCTCTCATCCCACTACCCTATTCTTTATAGCTTTATCACTCAATAATCAAAATATTTTAAGATCAGTATCTTCTATTTCAGAACCTCACAATTATACCCAAGCTTCTCAGGATGCAGGTTGGAGAAAGGCTATGGAAGCAGAGCTAGCAGCTCTTGATCTTAACAATACATGGGATGTTGTGGACTTGCCATAA